The following DNA comes from Hordeum vulgare subsp. vulgare chromosome 3H, MorexV3_pseudomolecules_assembly, whole genome shotgun sequence.
CTCCCgctcccctccgccgccgccgccgccgccgcctcgtcggAGTTCTCCCCAGCCCTTTCGCCAACATGGGGTAAGCTCGCCGTCACACACTTCCGGTTGATTTTCCATGGTTCCTTCTTGGCTAGGATTAGCGATCTGGAATGGTCTAGTCTTCTGCCTTCAGTACCGCGTGATTTAGAGGCACGGCGTGGGCTTTTGGTTAGATTAGACCGGGCAGATTGTCGCTGCTCCTCGAGCTTATGGACGGTCAAGTGCTGGTCAGATTATACAACGCCAGCACTAAACATATTCATAAGCGATATCAATTCGTTGCTGCCGTGTAGTCATATTTTCTTGGTCCAAAACTTGGATCTGGGAGGTTATGCGTGGTAGCATACACTTCGATAGAAATCATCCTGATTCAGTAGTAAATCTGTTACTTTTAACCATGCTTTTTGAGTAATTACTTCAACATGTACTAGGAGATTTTGTTCTACTAAATGATATGAAAGTGTGTGCACAACTAAGCATTTTAGATGGATGTTACCCTTTAAATCGTTATTAAGGAATCATATAACCATGTTTTAATCTCGTCACCTTCATCTTCTGATTTTGAATGAATCCAATGTCAAACTGTTGCGATGCAGGCCAGGTGTTGGTTATGTTGTTTTGCTTTTGCTGTGGTAACCGTGAATTGTTTGCATTGCAGTAAGACACGTGGTATGGGAGCTGGGCGCAAGCTCAAGACCCACCGCAGGAACCAGAGGTGGGCAGACAAGGCATACAAGAAGAGCCACTTGGGTAACGAGTGGAAGAAGCCCTTCGCTGGGTCATCTCACGCCAAGGGCATTGTTTTGGAGAAGATGTATGTTGAAATGCACAATGGGTTTTTCTTCTTACCATTGTTTTATGGGGTGAAGCTAATATATGATGACTCTATTGCAGTGGTATTGAGGCCAAGCAGCCTAACTCTGCCATCCGTAAGTGTGCTCGTGTCCAGCTTGTGAAGAATGGAAAGAAGATTGCTGCTTTCGTTCCCAATGATGGTTGCCTGAACTTCATCGAGGAAAATGTATGTTCCccatcttgtacttctcaaatgTATGTTCTACATCTCTGCTGTAGGTACTAAGTTTGTCTTTCACTTGTTGTCCAGGACGAGGTGTTGATTGCTGGATTCGGTCGTAAGGGACATGCTGTGGGAGATATTCCTGGTGTCCGGTTCAAGGTCGTCAAGGTGTCTGGTGTGTCTCTGCTTGCCCTcttcaaggagaagaaggagaaacccaggtcttagattgctgtgaGCATCTTGGCTGGTGGCAAGCATGGAGTAGACAGTGTGTTGGCCTTTAGATGTTTAAGGAGGATGGTTCCTTTGTGTTTACAGCACTTTTAAGTTGATAACTTATGATCGTGTTTGTGAAGACTATGCCTTGTCACATTTTGCTCCTGTTAAGGGAAAGTGCTACTGTTATGAGTTTTGTTCCCCAGTTTGAGACGAGTATGGTTCCCTTATCCTGAAATTCCCTTGGGCATTACATTGGCGGTGTATGTAGAATTTGGCGTTGTTTGTTTCAGCTTTAGGCACCAGATTCAAAGCTGAATTTGAAACAAACAGTTATTTTGAATCAGCTTTGAATAATCAGCCTCAATCTAATTACGGTTTGCCAGCACAGTAAATGGGCAGCTGATTCTCTCGAAGCTGAAGTCCGAACAAACAAGGTTCCATGCGAAAGAAGCTGTATACTCAGTATTTGATGAAAATTTATATTCTGCGCGACATTTGCTAATGGAGCCAGTTTCTCCAAAAACAAGAAGATTGAAAGAACGCAGGTGCGTGCTCCTTTGTTCTAAATCTGCTATCGCTCAAGTCCATAGTGTAGCTGCTGGCTGGATCTGATTGTTTGAAGTTACTCATGCATGCTTGGATGAAAAACTTGATGGAATgaggccttaggccctgtttggatcgcTGTTTTCCTTTGAAATACGTCTCCGTAAATAATATACATATCGGTCCGTCGTTTCTTTTCCAAACATAAATTGCTCAGCGCGCGTGTAAGTGAAACACCTCCGTATCGAATTACATTCATTCCAAGCGCGCCTTTAGTCAGACTCTGGATTTGATGACGGCGACTCGGAACATTCACTTCAAGCATTGCCAAAGCAGGGTATGAAATAATTGGTTTTGCTATGATTGTAAATCCCCTAGTAAAATGGTCGACTAGCTCTATTATCAATTAAGAaagtaaacttgtggatgatgtaTGCATTATTTGATGATTGACAAAGTGTGCAATAGAGAATTGTGTTAAAAGGCGAAGATAGATCCAAACAGCATTATGGTGAAGCCCAAGCATCAATTTTCCTGTCAGGAGAAGAGAGCCCAAAAGCCCTCCGAAGCCCACCACAGCAGTTTTAATCGCCCGGGCCGGGGGTCCACCGGCATTGCTGCGGCCCCACCCGCAgcgtcctctcctctctctcttcccGACCGACGAACGGCCGGGATCCGTCGTCTTCCCCATCGCACCGGCCCGGGCCGCCTCCCCTTCTCCAGCGTCCGATCTCCCATTCCCCACCCCTCCTCGCAGCACCAACCACcgtctcctcctcccccccttctctctctctctcccctccgctcctccccccgcgcgcgcgcgcgcgtttTTTATAAGGTGCGTTCGATTTCGATCCCTCCCGATCGCGCGCCCCCGGCGAATCCGTGGCCCGACGAATCTGACTTGCTCGCGATGGATCTAGGGTTTCGCGGCGCCGGATGGCCGACGACGACAGCGGCAGCccccggggcggcggcggcggcggggtccgGGAGCAGGACCGCTTCCTCCCCATCGCCAACATCAGCCGCATCATGAAGAAGGCCGTGCCGGCCAACGGCAAGATCGCCAAGGACGCCAAGGAGACCCTCCAGGAGTGCGTCTCCGAGTTCATCTCCTTCGTCACCAGCGAGTGAGTTTGCCCGCTCGCTGCCGCCGTCGTCATGCTACTTGGCTTTCGTTCCTGCCTCCCAAGGCTCCAACTCGACCGGGCTGGCTTGTGTTTCTGACTTGGAGTTGTCACTTTTCGCTGTGCTTTGGTAGGGCCAGCGACAAGTGCCAGAAGGAGAAGCGCAAGACCATCAACGGGGACGATCTGCTCTGGGCCATGGCCACGCTCGGGTTCGAGGAGTACGTAGACCCCCTCAAGATCTACCTGCAAAAGTACAGAGATGTAATCGTGGCTCTTGCTCGCTGCTGTTAGTTAGTAATAAATGACAAATAGTTCCTTGTTTTCTGTTACATCCATCTCACCTCGCTTCTTCTCTGTCTTCCTTGCTATTTTCTGGACGGGCGCGGTGATTGCAGATGGAGGTATGTGATCTTCTAATCAGTTGTTTTGCAGTACCATCGACATGCTAATTGATTCACTGGAAAATTTCACATCAATGCAAAACAAAATGTAGCTTCCTCTTAGTTTAAACAGAGCCACAGAAGCACTCCTGCCTGCTTAGACCACATAACCTTTGTTAGATCCTTTGAGCTATGGCCCTTTAATCACGTATACTTGTCACTTGATATGAAATACACATGACCTATGTACTTTGAAGCATGTAAGTTCCTCGCGTGAACACCTGAATAGaataatataagacgttttagcTCACCACTTTAGTGAgctaaaacgtcttatattagtttacagaggtagTACTTCCACCTCATTTTGTTGGACTGCATTATGGCCTTGCAAGCTTCTGTTTTTATCTCGtgtgctttatgtcaacaatatgcACTGAATATTAACCGACCCTCTTGATCTATTGTTACTTTCCTGTAGGGTGATAGTAAATTGACCTCAAAATCTGGTGATGGATCCGTGAAGAAAGATATAATTGGTGCTCATGGTGGTGCGACTAGCTCAAACGCCCAAGTGGTTAGTAATTGTAACTTGGGTCGTTAAGCTCCTAATGTTGCTTGAAACTGACTTGCTCATATTCCTTTAGATGGTTCAGCATGGTGCTTACGCCCAAGGCATGGGTTATATGCAACCCCAGGTAACCTATCATACTATCACTTTGCCATTACAGCTCTATAGTAGATTTGGAAGCTAAACATGATATAATTCTGTAGTGCAATCTTCAATTATCATATTCTGTAGCTGACACTTCTCCCCCTTACATTACCAGTACCATAATGGGGATACCTGAAACTGAAGACTGCGGCAATTTTCGGAAATGGGTATTGCTCCATGAGGTAATTTTTTGTACCGACAAGGCGACAAGTATGTTATATGTGAGGCAAATTTGAACAATCTTAGACAGCCCTGGCTTAGTACCTTTTCAGTGGTTTCTATCGTCTTTTTTCATGAACCTCCTGCCCTTTTAACAAGCGAATTGACAATATGTATCCGTTGGCTCAGTGATAGTGGATTCTCTTGATGATTTCTTTAGTAAATTTCACCAAACTGTCAGTATTTTGAACAAATCCATCACACAACTTCAGATTTAGGCTTTGGATTTTACGTAAGTACAGTTGAATAAGCTATTGTATCTCGAATTTCTAGATTTAAGGGTTGACTGTTATACATGCTACCATACTAAGAACCATGGTCTGCCAAGAGGCTTGCACCTACTTATTGAGATTTCACCTACATGTGGGCTGGGTTTGTCAGTATAGTTACACGTAATTGTTCAACCTTACATTCGGAATCTACAACAAGGGGCTTCGTAAACATGCAACTCTGAAATACTCGGTGTAATAGCAGTTTACACAAAATTCATGTAGTTGTGCAGAAAAACTCgtctgctttctttctttgacacaACACTTGTTTTGCTGCAGTGGTTATCTATCTGTTAAGGAAGCCGCCCCAACATTAGGTTCATGATGATCATTGGCTGGAAACTAAAGCACCTGGAAGGGTGCTTAACAGTTGGTTGTGATGGCTGCCTCCAAGATGTAAATTGCTTCCGAGAGAATAGATTCACCTATTATGGTTTAGTGCTTGTTTTTATCTGTACATTCGGAATAATTCAGCCGTTGGTAGTTTGGCAATCTTTTGTTTTTCAGATATTTGTATTAGGGAGCATAAATATATTGCAACTGGGTATTGACTTATAGTTGTGCGGTGTTCCTGCGCACCGCTTCCGGGTGTAAGGCTCGCCACAGACATCGAACTGTGCTCAAAGACTTGTAATGCAACATGCAAGCCAACTGAGTTGTAAACCTGCCTTCGCCGGGTGTGGATGGGGTGCTGATCGTGTCCCCCTCAAATCAACTTTGTTTGACTGGTTGCTGTCGCTGCTCGTTCCTTGGCTGATATGGAAAGTTTTTTTTACCTTGTGCAAAATAATGTCGCACTCATCTTATGCAACAATGAGTTGTTAAAACTGTGCATCAGGCAGCCAAAGCGCTCAGTTCATCAGTACTGAACAATGCATAGGAGATCGGCCTGAAAAACTATCTACGGTAGTTCCCTTCCACTAAAATAAAACTATGCCATCCactcaaaaaatataaataattcTATGGTAAttccataaaataaaaataaaaacgagTAGGAGATTGTGAGCGCCAAATGAATTGCCAGCTTGTGCCACAGGAATACTGGACGAGTTGGTGTTATGTTAAGGGCAGCACAAGATGGGAAGCATACTTACATTACATACTCCCTCTATACCGATTTTTTTACTTTTAGTAGGCTATAAGTTAGCCTACTAAAACTACAAATATTTCCAAAATACAAAGGGAGTATACAAGAAAATCATACATGTTCTAACCTGTGCAAGTGCCAAAGAAATGATACAAAAACACGACCGTTGGTGAAATACaaaaaatgcatgcatgtactttttCTTTCTACAGCATATGAATTGCATGATGaggtccacatgcaagacatgagtttgaGTCATCGAAGGAACACATTCATGACAAGTCAATCTTCATAGTAGAAGTAGATAGATGACGATCAGCACAAGAAGAATGCTCATACAATTATTTAAATGAACAGATATTATAGTTAATAAATTTCATGCCTTACAGTCTGGGCACAGTAATGATAAGGTGGGGTTTTTCTCATTTCTACCAAGTGACAAAATGTGACAGCTAAAGGTAGACAGATCAAATCTACATTTTCTATCTTCTTTGTTAGCTACTATAATCTGCCTCTCCGCAGGAGGCACTGTACGACAAGCCCGCACTCTACAATATTGCCGTAAAATTACAAAATCTCCTCCCCTTGCATGCCGTTAGGAGGAAGTCCTGCATCCTGACAAAATGATGTGTAATGGGGAAAAACCCATCTGTCTCATGAAATTCCACACCcgtgctccaaaaattccaagaGACAAGTTTAATCTCTTCAACGTGACCGATTTTGTATGCATCATTCTTCGTCCTCAGCTAGCAGAGCAAATGAGAATGGTTTGAATTTGTAGCCATCCCCATGATAGAACTTGTTCATGAACTCGACCCAGTGTAGACGCAAGGCATGAAGGAAGGCACTCAGTGATTCCATCCCGAGCAATATGAAGGCAGTAGCAAAagcaaaaactataagccccactAACTTGAAGATAAGGCTGTCATACCTGCCAATGATACAGTAAACAGTTCAAGTAAGAAACTGCCATAGATGATATCTGAGACCATGCATTTCACGGCAGTCAAATGAGACAAACAGCCCAAAGAGAAGGAGAAAAGGATCGAAGCTTACCCCCATGCAAATAGCAGCAACTTCTCGTAGAAGACTGTTGATAGCTCAGAA
Coding sequences within:
- the LOC123444970 gene encoding nuclear transcription factor Y subunit B-3-like; protein product: MADDDSGSPRGGGGGGVREQDRFLPIANISRIMKKAVPANGKIAKDAKETLQECVSEFISFVTSEASDKCQKEKRKTINGDDLLWAMATLGFEEYVDPLKIYLQKYRDMEGDSKLTSKSGDGSVKKDIIGAHGGATSSNAQVMVQHGAYAQGMGYMQPQYHNGDT
- the LOC123444968 gene encoding 40S ribosomal protein S23, which produces MGKTRGMGAGRKLKTHRRNQRWADKAYKKSHLGNEWKKPFAGSSHAKGIVLEKIGIEAKQPNSAIRKCARVQLVKNGKKIAAFVPNDGCLNFIEENDEVLIAGFGRKGHAVGDIPGVRFKVVKVSGVSLLALFKEKKEKPRS